One stretch of Miscanthus floridulus cultivar M001 chromosome 18, ASM1932011v1, whole genome shotgun sequence DNA includes these proteins:
- the LOC136521660 gene encoding putrescine hydroxycinnamoyltransferase 1-like, which produces MGSMAFDVQVLESSFVAPSEPTPRKGLWLSSLDTVQANKGHTPTIYLYSPKDVAAAADFFDVARLKEAMAKALVAFYPLAGRLGINNGDGRVEIDCNDEGALFVVARADDLTVDEVKEFKPSPELRRLFVPRIEPSSIILAIQVTFLKCGGVALGTALHHVSIDASSAFHFFQTWSAFSKHGDRAAVELPCHDRTLLRARSPPTVHPDALFTLHTKLAVYDPSGPLSTEVFTISRDQVASLKHLCGGTSTFSAVSALIWQCTCVARRLPPDSEVRLVFPADLRSRMRPPLPRHYFGNAVFRLHATGVAGHIGTMALGSIAAHIKGAIKRMDDELVRSAIDYFEMAEMNNSRPLRGSTLPQTDLSITSWLGRPQYDADFGWGKPQLMSRAESARGGLVHLMNTEGTTNDGGGSGDIRVLVCMEAVNIKELGRLLYVKLKQAACGVAPGELSKDALLQVPTPIVQESR; this is translated from the exons ATGGGATCGATGGCTTTCGATGTGCAGGTGCTAGAGTCGTCGTTTGTAGCGCCGAGCGAGCCGACGCCGAGGAAGGGGCTTTGGCTCTCTTCCTTGGACACCGTGCAGGCCAACAAAGGCCACACCCCAACGATCTACTTGTACAGCCCCAAGGATGTTGCCGCTGCGGCTGATTTCTTCGACGTGGCCAGGCTCAAGGAGGCTATGGCCAAGGCCTTGGTGGCCTTCTACCCCCTCGCCGGCCGCCTCGGCATCAACAACGGCGACGGTAGGGTAGAGATCGACTGTAACGATGAAGGTGCACTCTTTGTCGTCGCTCGCGCTGATGATCTCACCGTCGATGAGGTCAAGGAATTTAAGCCATCGCCAGAGCTGAGGAGGCTGTTTGTTCCACGCATTGAGCCATCGTCCATCATATTGGCCATACAG GTGACTTTCTTGAAGTGTGGAGGGGTGGCGTTAGGGACAGCTCTCCACCACGTTTCCATCGATGCCTCGAGTGCATTCCACTTTTTTCAGACATGGTCGGCCTTCTCCAAGCATGGCGACCGCGCTGCCGTGGAGCTCCCGTGCCACGACCGCACCCTACTCCGCGCACGGTCCCCGCCAACAGTCCACCCCGACGCACTCTTCACGCTGCACACTAAGCTCGCCGTCTATGACCCGTCAGGACCTCTTTCCACCGAAGTCTTCACCATTTCCAGGGATCAGGTTGCCTCCTTGAAGCACCTCTGCGGTGGCACGAGCACATTTTCCGCCGTGAGCGCTCTCATCTGGCAGTGCACGTGCGTTGCGCGCCGGCTTCCACCAGATTCTGAAGTGCGCCTCGTGTTCCCGGCCGACCTCCGGTCTAGAATGAGACCGCCCCTCCCGAGACACTACTTCGGCAACGCGGTGTTCAGGCTACACGCCACCGGCGTGGCGGGGCATATTGGCACCATGGCGTTGGGATCCATCGCTGCCCACATCAAGGGCGCCATCAAGCGGATGGATGACGAGCTGGTGCGGTCCGCGATTGACTACTTCGAGATGGCCGAGATGAACAACAGCCGGCCTTTGAGAGGCAGCACCCTGCCACAGACAGACCTAAGTATTACCAGCTGGTTAGGCAGGCCACAGTATGATGCAGATTTCGGATGGGGAAAGCCGCAATTGATGTCGCGGGCGGAGTCCGCCCGCGGAGGCTTAGTGCACTTGATGAACACTGAGGGAACGACGAACgatggtggtggcagcggcgacaTCCGCGTGCTCGTGTGCATGGAGGCTGTAAATATAAAGGAGCTAGGGAGGCTGCTTTATGTAAAGCTCAAGCAAGCTGCTTGTGGAGTTGCTCCTGGTGAGCTCTCAAAGGATGCGCTGCTTCAGGTGCCTACTCCAATTGttcaagaatcaagatga